The nucleotide sequence CTTTCATTTTCGGCGTTCCAGGAATCTGTGACGGTATTGCTATGGGTCATGAAGGAATGAAACAATCGCTACCTTCTCGAGAATTAATTTCTGACATTATTGAAAGTATGGCTTCCGCCTATGCCTTAGATGGACTAGTTCTTCTTACCAACTGTGATAAAATTACTCCGGGTATGATTATGGGTTCCTTAAGGATGAACATACCTACGATTGTAGTTACAGCTGGGCCAATGCTTTCGGGAAATTTTAAAAATCAACGACTTTCTTTAGTTCGTGATACCTTCGAGGCGGTTGGGCGCTATAAGGCCGGTAAGATTGGCGATAGCGAACAAAAAAAATTAGAAATTGAAGCTTGTCCGTCTTGTGGTTCTTGCCAAGGGCTTTATACGGCAAATACTATGGCTTGCCTTACTGAGACCATTGGACTCTCACTTACCGGCTGCGCAACTGCCCCCGCAGTTTTAAATAAAAAGATACGCATTGCCTACGAAAGTGGACAAAAAATTGTAGAGTTAGTTAAACAGGATATAAAGCCTCGTGATATTGTAAATAAAAAGTCTCTTGAAAATGCAATTAGGGTTGATGTGGCTTTGGGAGGGTCAACCAACACAGTTTTACATCTTATGGCCATTGCTAATGAGGCTAAGGTGAAGCTAACCTTGAATGATTTTGATCGGATAAGCCTTGATACACCTCACATTACCAATTTACGGCCTGCTGGCGACCATTTTATGGAGGATTTGGATAGAGCTGGAGGCATACCAGCAGTTTTAAAACGTCTAACGAATAAACTGAATCAAAATCCAACAGTTTCTTTAAAACCAGTTAAAGAAATTGCTAAGAACGCAGTTGTTTATGACCATGATGTGATTCGATCACTAGATAAGTCCTATCATAAGGAAGGTGGTATTGCTATTCTTTTTGGTAACTTAGCGCCTGAAGGAGCAGTAGTTAAACAGTCAGCCGTAGATCCAGAGATGCTAAAATTTTCCGGCAAGGCTCATATTTTTGACTCTGAAGAAGAAGCAATGGCAGCTATCTTAAACAAAAAAATTAAAAAAGGACAAGTTGTAGTTATCCGCTATGAAGGTCCTAGCGGTGGTCCTGGCATGCGTGAAATGCTTTCACCTACCTCAGCTATAGTCGGATTAAATCTCCATAAGCATGTGGCTTTGATTACTGATGGGCGTTTTTCCGGAGGAACCCGAGGTCCTTGCATTGGTCATATTTCTCCCGAGGCAGCTCAAGGTGGTTTATTGGCCTATTTAAAAGATGGTGATTTAATCACGATCGATATAGCTAAGCGAAAAATAGAAGTTAAGCTTTCAGAGAGTGAAATAAAAATTAGAAAAAAAGTAATGAAAATTAAGGCTCCCAAGGCTAGCAAAGGGTATTTAAGTCGCTATGCTAGGCTGGTAAGCTCGGCTTCTGACGGAGCGGTGCTTAAGGAGTCTTAAAAGGTTGATGTCTGGGCCTCAGTTGACATAAATGCGAAACCTATTGACAGGGGTATGACTCTTTGTTATTATTAAAATTACTATGAATAAAGCAATGAAACTGATTAATTCAATAGTGAAAAAGGCTCAGGATCTATTAGGTACTTTTTCTAGCGATATTGGTATAGATTTAGGTACAGCTACGACCCTAGTTTATGTACGTGGTGAAGGAATTGTTTTGTGTGAGCCTTCAGTTGTTGCTATTTATAAGGATACGGGAGTGCCCTTAGCTGTTGGCGATGAAGCTAAGCGTATGCTTGGGAAAACTCCTGGAAGTATTGTTGCTATCCGACCGATGAAGGATGGCGTTATTGCTGACTTCGGTGTGACCGAAGAGATGCTGCGTTATTTTATTAAAAAAGCTTATCCGCGTAAATTTATTATTGGACCAAGAATCGTTGTTGCTGTTCCTTCGGGGATTACTGAAGTAGAGCAGCGAGCAGTTAAGGATTCTGCTCATCGAGCCGGAGCGCGAGAGGTAATACCGGTTGAAGAGCCAATTGCTGCTGCCATTGGTGTGGGCTTACCGATCGCTGAACCTCAAGGCAACATGATAATTGATATCGGAGGCGGAACTACCGAGATTGCTGTTATTTCGCTGGGCGGAATAGTTTTCGCTCGTTCAATTCGCATTGGCGGCGATGAGATGGATGCAGCGATAATTGAACATATGAAGAAAAATTATAATTTAATGATTGGTGAGCGAACAGCTGAAGAGATAAAGATTAAGGTTGGTTCAGCATGGCCAATCGAAGAGGAAATGACGATTGAGGTCAGAGGACGTGATCTTATTACCGGTCTTCCTAAATTTATCAAGGCCCATTCGGATGAAATTCGTAAAGCCTTGGAGTCTCCGCTAAGAGAGATTTTAGAAGCAACGAAAGTTACCTTAGAGCGTACACCTCCGGAATTAGCAGCTGATCTTATTGAAAGAGGAATTGTTCTTTGCGGCGGCGGAGCATTGTTAAGGGGGATGGATAAGTTAATTTCTGAAGAAACCGGCTTGGCTTGTTTTGTGGCCGACGATCCTTTAACCGCAGTAGCCTTAGGTACTGGAAAAATCCTAGAAGAACCAAAATTTCTAAAGAAGCTTTCCCTTGTATCTTCCTTCTAAATTAAAAGTTAAGTCTTTTGTTCTAATTTTCATATCTCTTTTTCTGCTTTTTTTTACCTTTCGTGGTTTCGTCCGTTACTTAATTTTTTTTAGTGCTAACCAATTTTTGCATTATCCAACAAGGAATAAGCAGCATTTAGTTGAACTTAAACAAAAAAATTTAGAATTAATTTTAAAACTAGCTAGATATGAGTCTCTTTACCAAGAGAACCAAAATTTAAAGAAAGCGCTAAATTTTAAAACTAATACTCAATATCACTTGATTGGTGCAGAAGTTTTAGCATTTTCTCCTTCAGCTTGGCAGCGATTGATAGTTGTTAATGTTGGTGAGGATCAAGGCGTCACAAAGGGTCTTTTCGCTATTGATCAGGACGGCAATCTTTTAGGGAGGATTGTTGAGGCCGATAAAAAATTTGCCTACCTAATGTTGGTTGGTGATCCTGACTTTACCGCATCGGTATTTATTGGTCAAGGTGCCCTAGGACTTTTAAAGGGAGGAGTAACCGGAGCTCAGGTTCTCTATGTTGAAGACAGCGATAATATAAAATTAGGGGATAAGGTTTGGCTCAAAGTTGCTCAGTTATCTTCAGCAATAGAAATTGGTAAAGTAAAAAGCCTAAGCAAAACTGATGATAGTTTATTTTGGAATGTTGGAGTAGAAATGTTTCAAGAAGATGTAACTTTCAATCAAATATATATCGTCAAATGATTAAACCCTCCCTAAGAGCTTTCATTATTATTTCAGTTTTTTTCCTTTTGGACTTAATAAAGCCTTTTGGTTATTTTTTATCGGTTGAATTCATTTTTTTGGGGCTTATTATCATTGCGCTTAATGAATCGCTAGCAATAGCCTTGGTTGCTAGTTTTTTGTCAGCGTGCTTTCGCAATTTTTTTATTCTCAATGGATCTGCGGTTACTTTATTTGAATTTTTGTTTATCTGTTTACTTATTCAATATATACGCTCGCGCCGTATTTTTTTAGCTAAGCCACAACAACTATTTATTGTTAAAGGGGTCATTGTGTTTTTGAGCCTTTGTGTACATATTTTAGTTAATTCAGTGCAATTGGGATTGTTTATTTCGTTTTTTTCATTCCAGTTCCTCATTCAATCAATTTGCGTTTATTATTTTATTGATTATTTACTTAACCAAAAAGCGCTCCCAGCTTATCATTAGGGTATGTTTAAATGAGCTAACTCCATAACTTTTTATTTTTTAAAAAGTTAGGTTACTTTTTAACTATGTTAAGAAAATTTTTTCAGAAAATCAACAATCTTTTTTCCCTTTCAACCTTAGAAAAAGTATATTTTATAGGTTTTTGCGTATTGCTCGGAACCTTAAGTTGGTACCAGCTCTTTCGTGGCGAGTATTATTTTCAACGCGCAAAAAATAATTATCTTAAAGTGCTTCCTTTGTCGTCTATGCGCGGGGAAATTTTGGATCGAAATGGAATTTCTATTGCATATGATCGGGCTGAATTTAACCTAGGTGTGATTCCTTATCAGGTTAAAACGATTAAGGACTCATTATTTCAAGAATTAAGTGACTATTCAAGCTTAAGTGTCGGATCTTTAAATAAAAATTATCGTAGAAACTTAAGTAGTTTTTTTAGTCCAGTAGATATAATTACTAATGTTGATAAGACTAAAGCCTTGGAATTGAATGAAAAATTTAGCGATTCTTTAGTTATTACTACTCGGCCACAGCGTTATTATTCTAACCCTTACGCTTTTGCTCATATTTTAGGTTATGTTAAACAGGCCAAATCATTTTACGAACAGTTAAAAAGTTATGGCTATAGTCCGATGGAACGTGTTGGTTTCGGTGGCATTGAGCAGTTCTATGATACTTACCTTAAGGGTTCCGACGGTGGAGAGCTTGTTGAGGTTGATTCTCATGGAAGAATTATGGGTTATTTGGGTCAACAACGCCCACAAAAAGGTAAAGATATCTATCTAACTGTCGACAGTCTTGTCCAGCAAGCTGCTTATGAATCGTTGGGCGATAGACCTGGTGCTGTTATTTTAATGAATGCCGACAATGGTGAATTGATTTCTCTTTGTTCGAGGCCGGCTTTTAATCCTAATAGTTTTATAGAGGGCAAAAATACCAGCAGCTTTTTGAATAATTCGAAAAGCCCCTTGCTTAATCGAGCTCTTCAGGCTAAGTATCCAATGGGCTCGACCTTTAAGCCAATTGTTGCAGTTGCTGCCTTAGAAGAGGATAAATCTAAATCCTCAACAACTTTTGATTGCAATGGAGAATTACGCCTAGGGATTGCAAAATTTAGATGTTCACATGTGCATGGACGACAGAATCTTTTTGAAGCGATAGCCCACTCTTGCAATGTTTATTTTTACAATTTAGGGCTTAAAATTGGACCAGATGCACTTTCAAGATGGGCTCGAAAGTTTGGCCTTGATTCCCTAACCGATGTAGATTTACCTTTTGAGGCTAGGGGTTTTGTGCCTGATGTGCGTTGGAAACAAAAAAAACTTAAAAGTAATTGGTTTGCCGGTGATACGGTTAATTTTTCGATTGGTCAGGGTTTCATGACCGCGACACCTTTGGCGACTATGCGAGCGATGAATGTTTTTGCCAGTAAAGGGTATTTAGTTAAACCTCAACTAATTAAAAAAATCGACTCAGTTGAGTCTGGAGCAATAGATAAGACTTATCTTGGTATTTCCGAAAGAACTCTTGAAAAAGTAAGTCAAGGTTTGCGTGAAACAATACTGAGAGAAGACGGAACAGCTAGGATTCTTAATCGTTTAAACCTCAAGTTCAGCGGTAAAACCGGAACTGCTCAAAATTCCGGTAGACCCCACGGTTGGTTTATTGGTTTTTTTTCCTATCAAGAGAAAACTTATACTATTTGCGTATTACTTGAACATGGCGGATCTAGTTATGAAGCGGTAAAGATAGCCTATTACTTTGTTAAAAAAATAACCGAAAACAAGATTTTATGAGATCTCATTCATTAAGAGCAACAGTAGTTAATCTTAAAGGGCTAAAAACAGTTGCTATTTGCTTACTAATTTTTAATGCTTTAAGTTTAATTTCAATATATAGTAGCTTGCATCAGGCGGGAGAGTTTGTAGGTCAGCAAATCCTTTATCGACAGTTACTTTGGATAGCAGTATCTTGGCTTGCCTTGCTAATTTTTGCTAATATTAATTACCGTATTTATTTCGATTTAGCTCATTTAATTTATGGGTTTAACTTGTTATTACTTTTTTGGGTGTTATTTTTTGGCAAAAAAGTAATGGGAGCCCAACGTTGGATTGAAATTTTTGGGTTTACCTTTCAGCCTTCCGAGTTATCAAAAATAGCGACTATTATTATTTTAGCGAAGTTTTTTTCTTCACGTCAGGAATCGATTCATGCTTTTTTGCTGCCGTTGGGTTTTACTGCTTTTAATGCCCTGGTTATACTTATTCAACCAGATTTAGGCACAGCTTTAATTATTGTTTTTCTTTTTCTCGCTTTAGGATTATTTTCACGAATTCCTAAGCGGTACTTTTTTGGTTTAATTGCTATTGGTCTTTTAATATCGCCATTTTTAATTGGTTCATTAAAGGATTATCAAAAGCGGCGTTTGCTTGTATTTATGAATTCGGATCTTGACCCTTTAGGTGCTGGCTACACAATTATTCAGTCAAAGATTGCAGTTGGCTCTGGTAAGTTTACTGGTCGGGGATTTCTTTCCGGAACTCAAAATCAATTTAATTTTCTTCCTGAACGCCATACCGATTTTATATTTACGGTTATTGCTGAAGAGTGGGGTTTTTTTGGCTCACTTTTTTTAATTATTCTTTATTGGTTAATTTTAAGTAAAGTTCTTCAACGGGCCAAAGAAACTCAAGATCAATTTGCTTGTTTTTTGTGCTTGGGGATAAGTTTACTTTTTTTCCTGCATATATTTATTAATATCGGTATGACTTTAGGTATTTTACCGGTAGTAGGGCTGCCGCTTATTTTTTTAAGCTATGGAGGAAGCAGCTTGTTGGTTTCCTTTATCCTTTTAGGTATTTTTTTCAACATTTCCCGAAGTCGTAAATAATTCCCAAAAATAGTTATTCTAATTGTGTCAAAGTAACTTAATATGAATTTTGCAAATTTTCGGAAACCTCAGCGTTACATCGGCAATGAATGGAATGTCATAAAAAAATCACCTTCAGGAAAAATTTCTTTTTGCCTCTGTTATCCTGATTTGTATGAGCTTGGGATGAGCAATTTAGGCATGCACATCGTCTATGGCTTGCTTAACCAACACCCTGATTTATTTTGTGAACGTACTTTTATGCCGGCTGAAGATTTATCAACTTATCTTCGCGAAAAAAATAAACCTTTATTTTCACTTGAAACAAAAAAACCCCTAAATGAATTTGAAATTATTGGTTTTCATCTTGGTTGTGAGCTTAATTTCACCAATGTTTTGCATATTTTAACTCTCGGATTAATACCAGCTAAAGCCAAAGATCGTAAACAACAAATCGTTGTTGGCGGCGGGGTTGCTAACCCTGAACCATTATCTGAATTCATCGATGTTTTTTATTTGGGTGAATTTGAGGAGGTTGCTGATGATTTCGTTAAGGTAATAAGAAAATACAAAGATAAAGAATCGCGTTTAAGGGCTTTGGCTGAAATTGAAGGGTTTTATGTGCCTAAATTCTACGAAGTTAACTTTGTCGATGGTGGATATGATTTTCGACGAAAATACGAATATGCTCGGCTTCCTTTGAAACGAGTTTACGTAAAGGATTTAGATCGTGCCTTTGTTCCTCAAAGTTGGCTGACTCCTCACACCGAAATCATTCATGATCGTATCCCGATAGAAATTGCCAGAGGTTGCCCTAATCGTTGCAGTTTTTGCCAAGCTCAAGCACTTTATGCTCCCTATCGTGAGCGAAAAATAGCAACTATCCAAAATATATTAAAAGTAGCCTATGAGAAAAGTGGCTATGAGAATTTTTCATTCCTTGGGCTTTCGGCTTCTGACTATTCCCAAATTGAGGAGCTTATTGATTTATGCTCTGATTATTGTCAGAATCGTCGAATTGGTTTGTCTTTGCCGTCTTTACGGGCTAGTGACATTGTCGGACGCCTTTATAGAAAACTATCGAAACTTAAAAAAGCTTCATTAACTATTGCTATTGAAGCGGCACGAGCCCCCTTGAGGGAAAGTCTTAATAAAAGAATCGGTACCAAAATTTTGTTTGAGGCAGCAAAAATACTTAAAAGTGTAGGCGCTAAGTCGATAAAGATTTACTTTATGTATGGTTTTCCTCAAGAAAACGAAGAAGACCTGTTGGCTATTGGTGAATTTTTAAAATCTTTATCAAGAAGTAGTCATATTAAATTAAATGTAAGCATCAATGCTTTTATACCTAAGCCTTTTTCTTTAGCTGAGGGATTTTTGATGCAAAGTGAAACGGTCTTAAACAAAAAACGAGAAGTAATTATTAAAAATCTTCCCCAGCGATCGCGAGTGAGTGTTACTTTTTCTTCCATCCAGCGTAGCATTTTCGAAGCTATTGTTTCAGGCAGTGATCGGGAATTTGGTAAAGTTATTTATCGCGCTTACTCTAAGGGGGTTTGCTTTGATGGCAATAGAGAGAATTTTTCCTGGCCGACATGGCAAGAGTCGATGGTTCAAGAAAAAGTTGACCCTAAGGATTACCTTAACCGACAAGCTAAAAATTTTCCTTGGTCGTTCATTAATTCCAAACCATAAGTTATGATTAATAAAAAGTTTCCCTTAGAAGTAATTTTAGAAAAGAGTCAGGAAATGATTTATTTTTCGCAGTTAGACTTAATTCATCTCCTGGAGCGAGCTTTGAGGAGGACTAGATTACCACTTTATTTCACTCAAGGCTTTAGTCCAAGAGTTAAGATAAGTTTTAAAAGTGGTTTAAAACTAGGTTTAGCCGGTAGAATAACAACCATTTTTTATTTCACTGAAGACATTCCTTTTGTAGTTTTAAAAGAGAATCTCCAGCCACAGTTACCTCAAGGATTAGTAATAATAAAATAAGGATCTAGCGAACAAGGAAAGTGCTTTTGATACTTGTAGCCTTAAAAAATTCCTTAGTGAAATTTTTAGCTAATTCGTGGTCATACTTTTTGCAGGAAAAAATATTAATATAGGACTTTTGCCAATGTTCGGAAAAATGCCCGGTAATTGAGCTAGTTTCGATAAATTGTAGCAAGGAATAGCCTTTGGTGAAGGGTTTATCTAGACCAAAATAAGGCAGCTGAGCTTTACCGTACTTCTTCATTTTAATCAACTTACATAAGGTATTAACATATTCGGTAAGCTTCTTTTTTGAACTCATGATTGATAAGTCACATCCTGAAAGATCGAGGATTAATTCGTAACCAAAGATTGGTTTTTTAATTTTGGAGGAAGAAAGAGTAGTGTCGTTGGTCGAAAGGGGCCTGCTGGCAAGGCCAACCCCAGAGTAATTTTCTTGACTGCTAATCAGGTAGTGTTTGGTTCCCATCCCCTTTAAGTATTTCTTTTTGATATAACATAAAAACTAAACGCCTTAGTGAACTATCTTTTTATATCATAAATTTTATCGCTTGGCAAGATTTTTTTTCACTTTTTTTAATGAGACTTACCCAGAACCAGAACGAAGTTCAGTTCTGGGTTTAGTCGAATTAATCCCGAGGAGCGAAGCGACGAGGGATAACCGTTTTATTCCGCTTTAACCGGGCTTTCTTCTCGTATCTTTGTTGGCAATCCAATCTTGTTTAACAAATCAATAAATGGATCAGGGTTTAACTCTTCGACATTTACCATTGTTTTTATATCCCAAATGCCTTGAGCAATCAGCATGGCCGTGGCAACTGGGGGGACTCCAGCAGTGTAGGAAATAGCTTGAGACTCAACTTCCTTATAACATTCGGCGTGGTCACAGTTGTTATAAATAAAAATTTCCTTGTCTTTGCCGTCTTTTTTTCCTTTAATTAGATTTCCGATACAGGTTTTTCCGGTGTAGTTAGGTGCAAGTGATAAGGGATCTGGCAAAACGGCCTTTAATACTTTTAATGGCACCACTTCGACTCCTTCTGCGGTTGTGACCGGTTTCACTGAGGTTAAACCCAATCTAGTGAGGACAGTAAAGATATTGATATAATGGTCGCTAAAACCCATCCAGAAGCGGATACTATTAGCATCGATATTCTTTGACAATGAATGGATTTCGTCGTGACCGCTTAAGTAAATAGTTTGTTTTCCAACTTCCGGAAAATCATAGGTTTTTTTAACTGAGTGGACAGGTAGACATTCCCATTTTCGGTCAATCCAGGTCCAGACTTTTATAAATTCACGAAGGTTTATCTCCGGATCAAAGTTGGTAGCAAAATATTTTCCGTGGTCTCCGGCATTAACATCCATCATATCAATAGTGTCGATTGTGTCAAAGTGGTGCTTTACAGCATAGGCGCAGTAGGCGTTGACCACTCCTGGATCAAAGCCTGCTCCGAGGATTGCGGTGATTTGTTTTTCCGAGCATTCATCCTTTCGTTTCCATTCATAATTAGCGTACCAAGGTGGATTCTCGCAAACCTTATTTGGATCTTCATATATGGCAGTGTCTATATAGGATACGCCAGCCTGGATGCAAGATTCAAGCAGTGCTTTATTTATATAGGTGGTGGCAAGGTTAATTATTATTTCTGAATTAGTTTCTTTAATTAGTTTTACCGTAGCCGAAACATCATAGGCATCTATTTGACGAGAGTGAAGTTTTTTGCTTTTATCTTTTAGGCTATTTTTTCTTTTAATGCTTTCTATGATTTTTTCACACTTATCTTGTGTGCGAGATGCAATACAAATATCACCTAAAATATCGTTATTTTGAGCGCACTTATGCGCAGCTACATGGGCAACTCCACCAGCACCGACAATCATTACGTTTTTTTTCATCGTAGTATTCTCCTTGTTTATTGCTTTATTTTTAAGCTATGACAGATTGTTTAAAAAGTCTTTATATTCAAAATGACGAACGACCTTTAAACCCCCGGTTTTCTTTTTTATGACGATTGATGGCATTGGTAATCCATTAAACCAGTTTTTTTTAACCATGGTATATCCGGCAACATCATTAATTTTAATTATGCTGCCTATCTTTAATCGAGATTTAAATTTATAGGTTCCAAATATATCTCCGGCTAAACAGGAGCGACCAGCAATCATATATTCAAATTGTCCCTTAGCGGAAGTTTTAATTTTAGCCTCGGTTCGATAAACTAAAAGATCCAATAAATGCGCTTCGATTGAGGAGTCGACAATGGCAATATTTAGCTTGTTATGGACTATATCCAGTACGCTGGTTATTAGTTCGGCTGACTGAGTGATAACCGCTTCTCCAGGTTCCAAATAAATTTGGACCGCAAATTTATCGCTAAAGTTCTTTAGTAATCTCGAAAATTTATCTACCGGATAACCGGGCTTGGTAAAGTATATTCCGCCGCCTAAGCTTACCCAGCTTACTTTATGCAATAAATCTCGGTAGTTTCGGGCGATAATATTTAGATTGTTAGAAAAATTTTTAAAATTATCATTTTCGCAGTTAAAATGAAACATGAGGCCGCTTATTAAATGAACTACGTTTTGAACAGCTTTTTTGTCAACCACACCAAGACGTGAGTACTTACGAGCCGGATTGGCTAAATCAAAGTGTGAATAACTGATTTCGGGGTTAATTCTTAAACCAATTTTTAAACCAGAGGTGTTCCCATGGAATTTTTTTAGTTGCCCGATTGAATTAAAAATAATCTTATCGGCATAGCGACGAATAGTTTTTATTTCCTTTTCAGAGAAAGCAACACTGTAAATTTGGACTTCTTTTTGAAACTTTTCGTATCCTAGGCGAGCTTCGTGGAGAGAGCTGCTGGTCGTACCATCAAGGTATTTTTTCATTAAACCAAAGACGCTCCAGGTAGAAAAACACTTTAAAGCTAAAACGAACTTTGCTCCAGAAGATTTTTTAATCCGTTCGATTAGCTTGAGGTTTTTTAATAATTTATCCTCGTGAATTAAATAATAAGGGGTTGCTAGTTTCATATTTTATTTAAATTTGGTCTATATTAACAATATTTAATTATTCTGGCAAGCCTTTTATTGAACTTTCCTTTTTGCTTGTTAACCGAGACAATTTCTGTTAAAATCGATTACTAATTTGAATATTGCCGAGATAGCTCAGTTGGCAGAGCAGGGGCTTCGTAAGTCTCAGGTCGAGAGTTCGAATCTCTCTCTCGGCTTAGAATAAGGAAGATCACTTTAATGCGGTACTTAAAAATACTCAAGAAACGGAATTTTTTCCTTCTTTGGTTTGGCCAAATAATTTCTCAATTTGGCGATCGGCTCACTCAGATTGCTCTGGTTGGTTTAGTATCGGCGGCTTCAAAATCTTCGGCCCAGTTGGCGGTTGTAATGAGCATGGCGATTGTGCCAGTTTTTATTATTTCACCAATATCTGGTGTGTATATTGACCGTTGGGATAAGCGTAAAACACTCTACCTTTGCGATTCAATAAGGGTTATTCTTATGTTGTTAATACCGTTTGTTTTCCTTAAATCGCATTCACTTATTCCGATATATGCTTTAATTTTCCTTTCTTTTAGTGCTGGTCGGTTTTTCATTCCGGCTAAGATGGCCTTCTTACCCCGAGTGGTTGAAAAAAAAGATATATTTATGGCTAACTCATTAATATCTAATACCGCAACCATTGCTGCCGTATTAGGAATTGGTTTGGGTGGGGTATTGGTCGAAAGATATGGGCTAGTCGTTGGCTTTAATCTCGACGCGGCAACTTTTTTTATTTCGGGTATGTCAATTTTTTTAATTTCGGTTCAAGGCAAAGGTGAGTTCTTAGCTAAAGACATTTTAGATATTGGAAAAAATGTTGTCGCTAGCGTAAAGAAATCATTTTTGTATGAATTAAAAGAAGGGATTGGCTATATTTTTAAATCAAAAGAAACAAAGTACGCTTTTAAAATATTTTTCTTTCTTTTTTCATATATCGGAGCTTTGTACGTCGTGTTCATTCGATTTATTCAAAATACCTTATCTTCAGTTACCAAGGATGTAGGCTTTGCTGCAGTTGGTTTAGGGGCAGGAATTTTTTTGGGAACCTTAGCTTATGGTCGAATTGCCCATAAGTTTTCAATTAAAAAAGTTATTAACTGGTCAGTATTGCTTTCATCTTTTTTTATTGTATTTTTTGCAGTATTCTTAAGGGGATATCCCTATACTATTTGTTTAATTTTGCTGGCTTTCGGGCTAGGAATTATGATTTCTCCGGCTTTTGTTGGGGTCAATGCTTTAATTCATCGAGAGAGTGACGAGAATCTGCTAGGCAGAATTTTTAGCGGCTTAGAGTTTACTTCCCATTTAGGATTTTTAGTTGCAATGCTTTGTGCTTCAATACTAGCTGATATTATGACTCCCTTTACAATTGTAGTTTCGGTCGGTATAATCGGATCATTTTTTTCCTTATGTTTTATTTTTTGTGATGATTACAGTAGCTGAATGTAAAAAACCTCAGTCTAAGCTTCGAAGCGAAAAATTTTTGACTCCAAAGAAGCTCTATCTACCACTTTCTCAACATACCGGAAAACCTTCCAGTTGTTGTGTTAAGGTTGGTGATTTTATTGAAGAGTCGCAAGTAATCGCCAATCAAGATGGCTACATCTCTTCCTATTTGCATGCCCCAGCTAGTGGCAAGGTAATAGCAATTAATGCTTGGAACAATCCGGTTTTAGGGAGATCTGAAGCAATTATTTTAGAACCACAAGGAGTTAGTAAAAAATATTTACCGAGAGAGGGCATTGAGAACCTTACTAAGGAAAAGCTTATTGAAATTATTGCTGCTAGCGGTATCGTTGGCATGGGTGGAGCAGCCTTTCCTACTCAAGTTAAACTCAAAAGTCCCAAACCGATCGACACCTTAATTATTAACGGCTGTGAATGCGAACCTTATCTCACTACCGATCATCGTTTAATGGTTGAGAATTTAAAAGAAATCTTTCTCGGTATCGAAATTATTTGCCGGATAATTAAACCCAAAGTGGTAATTTTTGCTGTCGAAGAAAACAAATCGGATGCAATAAAGCAGATAAATCTATTAATACATACGAAGAAGTTTTCCTTGCTAGCAGCTCGCACAGCGGTTTTGCCTTCTTATTATCCCCAGGGCGGCGAAAAGCAATTAATTTAC is from Candidatus Omnitrophota bacterium and encodes:
- the mrdA gene encoding penicillin-binding protein 2 → MLRKFFQKINNLFSLSTLEKVYFIGFCVLLGTLSWYQLFRGEYYFQRAKNNYLKVLPLSSMRGEILDRNGISIAYDRAEFNLGVIPYQVKTIKDSLFQELSDYSSLSVGSLNKNYRRNLSSFFSPVDIITNVDKTKALELNEKFSDSLVITTRPQRYYSNPYAFAHILGYVKQAKSFYEQLKSYGYSPMERVGFGGIEQFYDTYLKGSDGGELVEVDSHGRIMGYLGQQRPQKGKDIYLTVDSLVQQAAYESLGDRPGAVILMNADNGELISLCSRPAFNPNSFIEGKNTSSFLNNSKSPLLNRALQAKYPMGSTFKPIVAVAALEEDKSKSSTTFDCNGELRLGIAKFRCSHVHGRQNLFEAIAHSCNVYFYNLGLKIGPDALSRWARKFGLDSLTDVDLPFEARGFVPDVRWKQKKLKSNWFAGDTVNFSIGQGFMTATPLATMRAMNVFASKGYLVKPQLIKKIDSVESGAIDKTYLGISERTLEKVSQGLRETILREDGTARILNRLNLKFSGKTGTAQNSGRPHGWFIGFFSYQEKTYTICVLLEHGGSSYEAVKIAYYFVKKITENKIL
- the rodA gene encoding rod shape-determining protein RodA is translated as MRSHSLRATVVNLKGLKTVAICLLIFNALSLISIYSSLHQAGEFVGQQILYRQLLWIAVSWLALLIFANINYRIYFDLAHLIYGFNLLLLFWVLFFGKKVMGAQRWIEIFGFTFQPSELSKIATIIILAKFFSSRQESIHAFLLPLGFTAFNALVILIQPDLGTALIIVFLFLALGLFSRIPKRYFFGLIAIGLLISPFLIGSLKDYQKRRLLVFMNSDLDPLGAGYTIIQSKIAVGSGKFTGRGFLSGTQNQFNFLPERHTDFIFTVIAEEWGFFGSLFLIILYWLILSKVLQRAKETQDQFACFLCLGISLLFFLHIFINIGMTLGILPVVGLPLIFLSYGGSSLLVSFILLGIFFNISRSRK
- a CDS encoding rod shape-determining protein MreC, whose translation is MHYPTRNKQHLVELKQKNLELILKLARYESLYQENQNLKKALNFKTNTQYHLIGAEVLAFSPSAWQRLIVVNVGEDQGVTKGLFAIDQDGNLLGRIVEADKKFAYLMLVGDPDFTASVFIGQGALGLLKGGVTGAQVLYVEDSDNIKLGDKVWLKVAQLSSAIEIGKVKSLSKTDDSLFWNVGVEMFQEDVTFNQIYIVK
- a CDS encoding rod shape-determining protein, which encodes MVKKAQDLLGTFSSDIGIDLGTATTLVYVRGEGIVLCEPSVVAIYKDTGVPLAVGDEAKRMLGKTPGSIVAIRPMKDGVIADFGVTEEMLRYFIKKAYPRKFIIGPRIVVAVPSGITEVEQRAVKDSAHRAGAREVIPVEEPIAAAIGVGLPIAEPQGNMIIDIGGGTTEIAVISLGGIVFARSIRIGGDEMDAAIIEHMKKNYNLMIGERTAEEIKIKVGSAWPIEEEMTIEVRGRDLITGLPKFIKAHSDEIRKALESPLREILEATKVTLERTPPELAADLIERGIVLCGGGALLRGMDKLISEETGLACFVADDPLTAVALGTGKILEEPKFLKKLSLVSSF
- the ilvD gene encoding dihydroxy-acid dehydratase — translated: MRSDKIKKGIERMPNRALLYGTGVHSSHLSRPFIAIASSFSDLIPGHINMRTLERYIERGIENAGGAPFIFGVPGICDGIAMGHEGMKQSLPSRELISDIIESMASAYALDGLVLLTNCDKITPGMIMGSLRMNIPTIVVTAGPMLSGNFKNQRLSLVRDTFEAVGRYKAGKIGDSEQKKLEIEACPSCGSCQGLYTANTMACLTETIGLSLTGCATAPAVLNKKIRIAYESGQKIVELVKQDIKPRDIVNKKSLENAIRVDVALGGSTNTVLHLMAIANEAKVKLTLNDFDRISLDTPHITNLRPAGDHFMEDLDRAGGIPAVLKRLTNKLNQNPTVSLKPVKEIAKNAVVYDHDVIRSLDKSYHKEGGIAILFGNLAPEGAVVKQSAVDPEMLKFSGKAHIFDSEEEAMAAILNKKIKKGQVVVIRYEGPSGGPGMREMLSPTSAIVGLNLHKHVALITDGRFSGGTRGPCIGHISPEAAQGGLLAYLKDGDLITIDIAKRKIEVKLSESEIKIRKKVMKIKAPKASKGYLSRYARLVSSASDGAVLKES